The following coding sequences lie in one Klebsiella huaxiensis genomic window:
- the sthA gene encoding Si-specific NAD(P)(+) transhydrogenase, with protein MSHSWDYDAIVIGSGPGGEGAAMGLVKQGARVAVIERYHNVGGGCTHWGTIPSKALRHAVSRIIEFNQNPLYSDHSRLLRSSFADILNHADSVINQQTHMRQGFYERNHCEILQGNAHFVDEHTLALECHDGTVETVTAEKFVIACGSRPYHPADVDFSHPRVYDSDSILSLHHEPRHVIIYGAGVIGCEYASIFRGMEVKVDLINTRDRLLAFLDQEMSDSLSYHFWNSGVVIRHNEEYEKIEGVDDGVIMHLKSGKKLKADCLLYANGRTGNTDSLALENIGLQTDSRGQLKVNSMYQTALPHIYAVGDVIGYPSLASAAYDQGRIAAQALVKGEASAHLIEDIPTGIYTIPEISSVGKTEQQLTSMKVPYEVGRAQFKHLARAQIVGMSVGTLKILFHRETKEILGIHCFGERAAEIIHIGQAIMEQKGGGNTIEYFVNTTFNYPTMAEAYRVAALNGLNRLF; from the coding sequence ATGTCACACTCTTGGGATTATGATGCAATTGTGATTGGTTCAGGCCCTGGCGGAGAAGGTGCTGCTATGGGGCTGGTGAAACAGGGAGCACGCGTTGCCGTCATTGAGCGCTACCATAACGTCGGCGGCGGTTGTACCCACTGGGGCACCATCCCATCGAAAGCCCTCCGCCATGCCGTTAGCCGTATTATCGAATTTAACCAGAACCCTCTCTACAGCGACCATTCCCGTCTTCTTCGTTCTTCCTTCGCCGACATTCTGAACCATGCCGACAGCGTCATTAACCAGCAAACCCATATGCGTCAGGGTTTCTATGAGCGCAACCACTGTGAAATCCTGCAGGGCAATGCGCACTTTGTCGATGAACACACGCTTGCGCTTGAATGCCACGACGGCACCGTCGAGACAGTCACGGCGGAAAAATTCGTCATTGCCTGCGGTTCACGTCCCTACCACCCTGCGGATGTCGATTTCTCACACCCGCGCGTTTATGACAGCGACTCGATCCTCAGCCTGCACCATGAACCACGGCATGTGATCATCTATGGCGCCGGAGTGATCGGCTGCGAATATGCATCGATCTTCCGCGGTATGGAAGTCAAAGTCGATCTGATCAACACCCGCGATCGCCTGCTGGCGTTTCTCGATCAAGAGATGTCCGACTCGCTCTCCTATCACTTCTGGAACAGCGGCGTGGTGATTCGTCACAATGAAGAGTACGAGAAAATTGAAGGTGTTGACGACGGCGTCATCATGCATCTGAAATCCGGCAAAAAGTTGAAAGCGGACTGCCTGCTGTATGCCAACGGCCGCACCGGGAATACCGACTCGCTGGCGCTGGAAAACATCGGCCTGCAAACCGATAGCCGCGGTCAGCTGAAGGTCAACAGTATGTATCAAACCGCCCTGCCGCATATTTATGCCGTAGGTGATGTGATTGGCTATCCGAGCCTGGCATCCGCCGCTTACGATCAGGGGCGTATCGCTGCCCAGGCGCTGGTCAAAGGTGAAGCCTCCGCGCATTTAATTGAAGATATCCCTACCGGAATTTACACCATTCCGGAAATCAGCTCCGTCGGCAAAACCGAACAGCAGCTCACGTCCATGAAGGTGCCTTATGAGGTGGGACGCGCGCAGTTCAAACATCTGGCACGGGCGCAAATTGTCGGCATGAGCGTTGGGACGCTAAAGATCCTGTTTCATCGCGAGACGAAAGAGATCCTCGGCATTCATTGCTTTGGCGAGCGCGCGGCCGAAATTATTCACATCGGCCAGGCGATTATGGAGCAGAAAGGTGGTGGTAACACCATTGAGTACTTCGTTAACACCACCTTTAACTACCCGACAATGGCAGAAGCCTATCGGGTAGCCGCGTTGAATGGCTTAAACCGCCTGTTTTAA
- the oxyR gene encoding DNA-binding transcriptional regulator OxyR — MNIRDLEYLVALAEHRHFRRAADSCHVSQPTLSGQIRKLEDELGVMLLERTSRKVLFTQAGLLLVDQARTVLREVKVLKEMASQQGESMSGPLHIGLIPTIGPYLLPLIIPMLHQTFPKLEMYLHEAQTHQLLAQLDSGKLDCAILALVKESEAFIEVPLFDEPMLLAIYEDHPWANRDRVPMSELAGEKLLMLEDGHCLRDQAMGFCFEAGADEDTHFRATSLETLRNMVAAGSGITLLPALAVPQERKRDGVVYVPCIKPEPRRTVGLVYRPGSPLRSRYEHLAEAIRGKMDGHFDTALKQAV, encoded by the coding sequence ATGAATATTCGCGATCTTGAATACCTGGTAGCGCTAGCCGAACATCGCCACTTCCGGCGTGCGGCAGACTCCTGCCACGTTAGCCAACCCACTCTCAGCGGACAAATCCGTAAGCTGGAGGATGAGCTTGGCGTCATGTTGCTGGAGCGCACCAGTCGTAAGGTTCTGTTCACCCAGGCCGGGCTGTTGCTGGTGGACCAGGCGCGTACTGTGTTACGCGAAGTCAAAGTGCTCAAGGAAATGGCAAGCCAACAGGGAGAGTCCATGTCCGGGCCGCTGCATATTGGCCTGATCCCGACAATTGGGCCTTATCTGTTGCCACTGATTATCCCGATGCTGCACCAGACCTTTCCAAAGCTGGAAATGTATCTGCATGAAGCGCAAACCCATCAGCTGCTAGCGCAACTCGACAGCGGTAAGCTTGACTGCGCGATTCTGGCATTGGTCAAAGAGAGCGAAGCCTTTATTGAGGTACCGCTATTTGATGAGCCGATGCTGCTGGCTATCTACGAAGATCACCCATGGGCGAACCGTGACCGTGTGCCGATGTCGGAACTGGCTGGGGAAAAGCTGCTGATGCTGGAAGATGGCCACTGTCTGCGCGATCAGGCGATGGGTTTTTGTTTTGAAGCTGGTGCTGATGAAGATACCCATTTTCGGGCGACCAGTCTCGAAACGCTGCGTAACATGGTAGCTGCCGGTAGCGGTATAACCCTGCTGCCTGCCCTTGCCGTGCCGCAGGAGAGAAAACGCGATGGTGTCGTCTATGTGCCGTGCATTAAGCCGGAACCACGGCGTACCGTCGGGCTGGTTTATCGTCCTGGTTCGCCGCTGCGTAGCCGCTATGAACATCTGGCGGAGGCCATCCGCGGTAAGATGGATGGCCATTTCGATACAGCGTTAAAACAGGCGGTTTAA
- the argH gene encoding argininosuccinate lyase has protein sequence MALWGGRFTQAADQRFKQFNDSLRFDYRLAEQDIVGSVAWSKALVTVGVLTADEQLQLEEALNILLEEVRANPQQILESDAEDIHSWVEGKLIDKVGQLGKKLHTGRSRNDQVATDLKLWCKDTVVELLSANRQLQSALVETAQNNQDAVMPGYTHLQRAQPVTFAHWCLAYVEMLARDESRLQDALKRLDVSPLGCGALAGTAYEIDREQLAGWLGFASATRNSLDSVSDRDHVLELLSDASIGMVHLSRFAEDLIFFNAGEAGFVELSDRVTSGSSLMPQKKNPDALELIRGKCGRVQGALTGMMMTLKGLPLAYNKDMQEDKEGLFDALDTWLDCLHMAALVLDGIQVKRPRCEEAAQQGYANATELADYLVAKGVPFREAHHIVGEAVVEAIAQGKPLEDLPLVDLQKFSSVIADDVYPILSLQSCLDKRAAKGGVSPLQVAQAIADAKQRLI, from the coding sequence ATGGCACTTTGGGGCGGGCGTTTTACTCAGGCAGCGGATCAGCGGTTCAAACAGTTCAACGACTCTTTGCGCTTTGATTATCGTCTGGCGGAGCAGGATATCGTTGGCTCTGTAGCCTGGTCCAAAGCGCTAGTGACGGTTGGCGTATTGACCGCTGATGAACAGCTGCAACTGGAAGAGGCGCTGAATATTCTGTTGGAAGAAGTGCGGGCCAATCCGCAGCAGATCCTCGAAAGCGATGCGGAAGATATTCACAGCTGGGTCGAAGGCAAGCTGATTGACAAAGTGGGTCAACTGGGGAAAAAGCTGCATACCGGGCGCAGTCGTAATGACCAGGTCGCGACTGACCTGAAGCTGTGGTGCAAAGATACCGTCGTGGAACTGCTGTCAGCGAATCGTCAGCTGCAGAGCGCGCTGGTTGAGACTGCGCAGAACAATCAGGACGCAGTGATGCCGGGCTATACCCACCTGCAGCGTGCGCAGCCGGTGACTTTCGCTCACTGGTGTCTGGCCTACGTCGAAATGCTGGCGCGTGACGAAAGCCGTCTGCAGGATGCGTTGAAGCGTCTGGACGTCAGCCCGCTGGGGTGCGGCGCGTTGGCGGGTACGGCTTATGAAATCGATCGTGAACAGCTGGCTGGCTGGCTGGGCTTTGCTTCAGCCACTCGTAACAGCCTGGATAGCGTCTCTGACCGCGATCATGTCCTGGAACTGTTGTCCGACGCCTCAATCGGTATGGTCCACCTGTCGCGTTTTGCTGAAGACCTGATTTTCTTTAATGCCGGCGAAGCGGGCTTTGTCGAGCTGTCCGATCGCGTGACTTCTGGCTCATCGTTAATGCCGCAAAAGAAAAACCCGGATGCGCTGGAGCTGATCCGCGGTAAATGTGGCCGCGTACAGGGCGCGCTGACCGGCATGATGATGACCCTGAAAGGTCTGCCGCTGGCATATAACAAAGATATGCAGGAAGACAAAGAAGGGCTGTTCGATGCGCTGGATACCTGGCTGGACTGCCTGCATATGGCGGCGCTGGTACTTGATGGTATTCAGGTGAAACGTCCGCGTTGTGAAGAAGCCGCGCAGCAGGGTTATGCGAACGCGACCGAGCTGGCGGATTATCTGGTCGCCAAAGGCGTACCGTTCCGTGAAGCGCACCATATTGTCGGTGAAGCGGTGGTCGAAGCCATCGCTCAGGGTAAACCGCTGGAAGATTTGCCTCTGGTCGATTTGCAGAAATTTAGCAGCGTGATCGCCGATGACGTCTATCCGATACTGTCGTTGCAATCGTGCCTTGATAAGCGAGCGGCTAAAGGTGGTGTCTCACCGCTACAGGTTGCTCAGGCTATTGCTGATGCCAAACAGCGTTTGATTTAA
- the argB gene encoding acetylglutamate kinase codes for MMNPLIIKLGGVLLDSEEALERLFTALVNYRETHQRPLIIVHGGGCVVDELMKQLNLPVNKKNGLRVTPADQIDIITGALAGTANKTLLAWAKKHSLPFVGLFLGDGDSVKVTQLDKELGHVGFAQPGSPALINTLLVGGYLPVVSSIGVTDEGQLMNVNADQAATALAATLGADLILLSDVSGILDGKGQRIAEMTAAKAEQLIEQGIITDGMIVKVNAALDAARTLGRPVDIASWRHAEQLPALFNGTSIGTRILA; via the coding sequence ATGATGAATCCTTTAATTATCAAACTCGGCGGCGTCCTGCTGGATAGCGAAGAAGCGTTGGAGCGCCTGTTTACCGCGCTGGTGAATTATCGCGAGACGCATCAGCGTCCGCTGATTATTGTCCACGGCGGCGGCTGCGTGGTGGATGAACTGATGAAGCAGCTTAATCTGCCAGTGAATAAGAAAAACGGTCTGCGAGTGACCCCTGCGGATCAAATCGACATTATCACCGGTGCGCTGGCGGGGACTGCCAATAAGACGCTGCTGGCGTGGGCGAAAAAGCACAGCCTGCCTTTTGTAGGGCTGTTTCTTGGCGATGGCGATAGCGTTAAAGTGACTCAGCTTGATAAAGAACTCGGCCATGTCGGCTTCGCTCAGCCGGGCTCTCCGGCGCTAATTAACACACTGCTGGTGGGCGGCTATTTGCCGGTTGTCAGCTCTATCGGCGTGACTGATGAAGGCCAACTGATGAACGTGAATGCTGACCAGGCGGCTACCGCGCTGGCGGCAACGCTCGGCGCAGACCTGATTCTGCTGTCTGATGTGAGCGGTATTCTCGACGGCAAAGGTCAGCGCATTGCCGAGATGACTGCGGCGAAGGCAGAACAGCTGATTGAGCAGGGCATTATCACCGACGGGATGATCGTCAAAGTGAATGCGGCTCTGGATGCGGCACGCACGTTAGGTCGCCCGGTGGATATCGCCTCCTGGCGTCATGCTGAACAGCTGCCAGCGCTGTTTAACGGAACATCGATCGGTACACGCATTCTGGCTTAA
- the argC gene encoding N-acetyl-gamma-glutamyl-phosphate reductase, producing the protein MLNTLIVGASGYAGAELVAYVNRHPHMTITALTVSAQSNDAGKLVSDLHPQLKGIVDLPLQPMSDISEFSAGVDIVFLATAHEVSHDLAPQFLAAGCVVFDLSGAFRVNDGAFYERYYGFTHQHPELLEQAVYGLAEWNVDKLKEANLIAVPGCYPTAAQLSLKPLIDADLLDLNQWPVINATSGVSGAGRKASIGNSFCEVSLQPYGVFNHRHHPEISTHLGADVIFTPHLGNFKRGILETITCRLKHGVSKEQVAAAFQQAYAKKPLVRLYDKGMPALKNVVGLPFCDIGFAVQDEHIIVVAAEDNLLKGAAAQAVQCANIRFGFAETQSLI; encoded by the coding sequence ATGTTGAACACGCTGATTGTGGGCGCCAGCGGTTATGCCGGCGCAGAGCTAGTGGCCTATGTAAATCGCCATCCTCATATGACCATAACCGCTTTGACGGTCTCCGCGCAAAGCAATGATGCGGGAAAATTAGTTTCCGATTTGCATCCGCAGCTAAAAGGGATTGTTGACCTGCCACTGCAGCCGATGTCCGATATTAGCGAGTTTAGCGCTGGGGTCGATATCGTTTTTCTCGCTACCGCCCACGAAGTGAGCCATGACCTGGCGCCGCAGTTTCTCGCGGCAGGTTGCGTGGTGTTCGATCTTTCCGGGGCGTTCCGCGTTAACGATGGCGCTTTCTACGAAAGATATTATGGTTTCACTCACCAGCACCCTGAGCTGCTGGAGCAGGCGGTTTACGGCCTGGCCGAGTGGAATGTCGATAAGCTGAAAGAGGCGAATCTGATTGCGGTGCCGGGTTGCTACCCGACGGCGGCTCAGCTGTCGTTGAAACCGCTGATCGACGCGGACCTGTTAGATCTTAACCAGTGGCCGGTGATCAATGCGACCAGCGGCGTGAGCGGTGCCGGGCGTAAGGCTTCCATCGGCAACAGTTTCTGTGAAGTCAGCCTGCAGCCCTATGGCGTCTTCAACCACCGCCATCACCCTGAAATATCCACTCATCTGGGGGCTGACGTTATTTTTACCCCGCATCTGGGCAACTTTAAGCGTGGAATTCTGGAAACCATCACCTGCCGCCTGAAGCATGGCGTGAGCAAAGAGCAGGTCGCAGCAGCGTTCCAGCAGGCCTATGCGAAAAAACCGCTGGTGCGTTTATATGATAAGGGCATGCCCGCATTGAAAAATGTCGTGGGTCTGCCATTCTGTGATATCGGTTTTGCTGTCCAGGATGAACACATCATCGTTGTGGCGGCGGAAGATAACCTGCTGAAAGGCGCGGCAGCACAGGCCGTACAGTGTGCAAATATCCGTTTCGGCTTCGCTGAGACGCAGTCTCTTATTTAA
- the argE gene encoding acetylornithine deacetylase: MKNNLPPFIEIYRALIATPSISATEEALDQSNESLINLLAGWFRDIGFNVEVQPVPGTRNKFNLLASTGNGAGGLLLAGHTDTVPFDDGRWTRDPFTLTEHDNKLYGLGTADMKGFFAFILDALRDVDVTKLKKPLYILATADEETSMAGARYFAETTQLRPDCAIIGEPTSLQPVRAHKGHMSNAVRVQGQSGHSSDPARGVNAIELMHDAIGRIMQLRDDLKERYHYAAFTVPYPTLNLGAIHGGDASNRICACCELHMDIRPLPGMTLNDLNGLLEEALAPVSERWPGRLTVSELHPPIPGYECPPDHKLVEVVEKLLGAQTEVVNYCTEAPFIQTLCPTLVLGPGSINQAHQPDEYLETRFIKPTRELITQVVHHFCWH, encoded by the coding sequence ATGAAAAACAATTTACCGCCCTTTATCGAGATTTACCGCGCATTGATCGCCACACCTTCCATCAGCGCAACCGAAGAGGCGCTGGATCAAAGCAATGAGTCTTTAATCAATTTACTGGCAGGCTGGTTCCGCGATATTGGCTTTAACGTTGAAGTTCAACCGGTGCCGGGTACACGCAATAAATTCAATCTGCTGGCCAGTACCGGCAACGGTGCTGGCGGCCTGCTGCTAGCCGGGCATACTGATACCGTCCCGTTTGATGATGGTCGCTGGACTCGCGACCCCTTCACCCTGACCGAGCACGACAACAAACTTTACGGCCTTGGCACCGCGGATATGAAAGGCTTCTTCGCTTTTATTCTCGATGCTTTGCGCGATGTTGACGTCACTAAGCTGAAAAAGCCGCTCTATATTCTGGCAACAGCCGATGAAGAGACCAGCATGGCCGGTGCCCGCTACTTCGCCGAAACCACCCAGCTGCGACCGGATTGCGCCATTATCGGCGAACCTACGTCACTGCAGCCGGTGCGGGCGCACAAAGGCCACATGTCCAACGCGGTTCGCGTCCAGGGGCAATCCGGCCACTCCAGCGACCCGGCACGCGGCGTCAACGCCATTGAGCTGATGCACGATGCCATTGGTCGCATCATGCAGCTGCGCGACGACTTAAAAGAGCGTTATCACTACGCTGCGTTTACTGTCCCGTACCCCACACTTAACCTCGGAGCCATTCACGGCGGCGATGCCTCAAACCGCATCTGCGCCTGCTGTGAACTGCATATGGATATTCGCCCGCTGCCCGGAATGACGCTCAACGATCTTAACGGACTTCTGGAAGAAGCGCTGGCACCGGTAAGCGAACGCTGGCCTGGACGTCTGACCGTTTCCGAACTGCATCCGCCGATCCCCGGCTACGAATGCCCGCCGGACCATAAACTGGTTGAGGTGGTGGAGAAACTGCTCGGCGCACAAACCGAAGTGGTGAACTACTGTACGGAAGCGCCATTTATTCAGACCCTCTGCCCAACGCTGGTATTAGGCCCAGGTTCTATCAATCAGGCCCACCAGCCGGATGAGTACCTGGAAACGCGCTTTATTAAGCCGACCCGAGAGCTTATCACTCAGGTGGTCCACCATTTCTGCTGGCATTAA
- the ppc gene encoding phosphoenolpyruvate carboxylase: MNEQYSALRSNVSMLGKVLGDTIKDALGENILDRVETIRKLSKSSRAGNEANRQELLTTLQNLSNDELLPVARAFSQFLNLANTAEQYHSISPKGEAASNPEVIARTLRKLKDQPNLNEDIIKKAVESLSLELVLTAHPTEITRRTLIHKMGEINNCLKQLDNNDIADYERHQFMRRLRQLIAQSWHTDEIRKHRPSPVDEAKWGFAVVENSLWEGVPNYLRELNEQLEANLNYRLPVDFVPVRFTSWMGGDRDGNPNVTADITRHVLLLSRWKATDLFLKDIQLLISELSMVECTDELRELAGAEGAQEPYRYLMKKLRTQLMETQAWLEARLKGQRLPKPAGLLTQNEQLWEPLYACYQSLQACGMGIIANGELLDTLRRVKAFGVPLVRIDIRQESTRHTEALGEMTRYLGIGDYESWSEADKQAFLIRELNSKRPLLPRQWEPSEETREVLETCKVIAEAPRGSIAAYVISMAKTPSDVLAVHLLLKEAGIGFALPVAPLFETLDDLNNADDVMTQLLNIDWYRGFIQGKQMVMIGYSDSAKDAGVMAASWAQYQAQDALIKTCEKAGIELTLFHGRGGSIGRGGAPAHAALLSQPPGSLKGGLRVTEQGEMIRFKYGLPEITISSLSLYTSAILEANLLPPPEPKPQWRDIMAELSDVSCEMYRGYVRENKDFVPYFRSATPEQELGKLPLGSRPAKRRPTGGVESLRAIPWIFAWTQNRLMLPAWLGAGAALQKVVEGGKQSELESMCRDWPFFSTRLGMLEMVYSKADLWLAEYYDQRLVKPELWKLGTELRELLSADIDVVLAIANDSHLMADLPWIAESIQLRNIYTDPLNVLQAELLHRSRLAEEKGEKPDPRVEQALMVTIAGVAAGMRNTG; this comes from the coding sequence ATGAACGAACAATATTCCGCTTTGCGTAGTAATGTCAGTATGCTCGGTAAGGTGCTGGGCGACACCATCAAGGATGCGCTGGGAGAAAACATTCTTGATCGTGTCGAAACTATCCGTAAGTTGTCCAAATCTTCTCGCGCAGGCAATGAAGCCAACCGCCAGGAGCTGCTCACCACGCTGCAAAACTTGTCCAACGACGAGCTGCTGCCAGTGGCGCGCGCCTTCAGCCAGTTTCTGAACCTGGCGAATACCGCTGAGCAATACCACAGCATTTCGCCAAAGGGCGAAGCGGCTAGCAATCCGGAAGTGATTGCTCGTACCCTGAGAAAGCTCAAAGACCAACCCAATCTCAACGAAGACATTATTAAAAAAGCGGTGGAGTCCCTGTCTCTGGAGCTGGTTTTAACCGCTCACCCAACCGAGATCACCCGCCGTACCCTGATCCACAAAATGGGTGAAATTAACAACTGCCTGAAACAGCTTGATAACAACGATATTGCTGACTATGAACGCCATCAGTTCATGCGCCGCCTGCGCCAGCTGATTGCCCAGTCGTGGCATACCGATGAAATCCGTAAGCACCGCCCCTCCCCGGTTGATGAAGCCAAATGGGGCTTCGCGGTCGTTGAAAATAGCCTGTGGGAAGGCGTGCCGAACTACCTGCGCGAACTGAACGAACAGCTGGAAGCCAACCTCAACTATCGGTTACCGGTCGATTTTGTCCCGGTTCGTTTTACCTCCTGGATGGGGGGTGACCGCGACGGCAACCCAAACGTGACCGCCGATATTACCCGCCACGTCCTGCTGCTTAGCCGCTGGAAAGCGACCGATCTGTTCCTGAAAGATATCCAGCTGCTGATTTCCGAGCTGTCGATGGTCGAGTGCACTGATGAGCTGCGTGAACTGGCAGGCGCGGAAGGCGCACAGGAACCCTATCGTTACCTGATGAAAAAGCTGCGTACGCAGTTGATGGAAACCCAGGCCTGGCTGGAAGCGCGCCTGAAAGGGCAGAGACTCCCGAAACCAGCAGGTCTGCTCACGCAAAATGAACAGCTGTGGGAACCGCTTTACGCCTGCTATCAATCACTACAAGCCTGCGGCATGGGCATCATCGCCAACGGCGAGCTGCTGGATACTCTGCGTCGCGTAAAAGCCTTTGGCGTACCGCTGGTGCGTATCGATATCCGCCAGGAAAGTACCCGTCATACCGAAGCCCTGGGCGAGATGACCCGCTATCTCGGCATCGGCGATTATGAAAGCTGGTCGGAAGCCGACAAACAGGCCTTCCTGATCCGCGAACTGAACTCCAAACGTCCCCTGCTGCCGCGTCAGTGGGAGCCGAGCGAAGAAACTCGCGAAGTGCTTGAAACCTGCAAAGTGATCGCCGAAGCGCCGCGCGGTTCCATTGCCGCCTACGTGATTTCGATGGCGAAAACGCCGTCTGACGTGCTGGCGGTACATCTGCTGCTCAAAGAGGCCGGTATCGGCTTCGCGCTGCCGGTCGCCCCGCTATTCGAAACCCTGGATGACCTGAACAACGCCGACGACGTCATGACCCAGTTGCTGAATATCGACTGGTATCGCGGCTTTATTCAGGGCAAGCAGATGGTCATGATTGGCTACTCTGACTCGGCAAAAGATGCGGGCGTAATGGCCGCATCCTGGGCGCAGTATCAGGCGCAGGATGCCTTAATCAAGACCTGTGAGAAAGCCGGTATTGAGCTCACGCTGTTCCATGGTCGCGGCGGTTCTATCGGTCGTGGCGGCGCTCCGGCTCATGCGGCTCTGCTCTCTCAGCCTCCAGGAAGCCTGAAAGGTGGCCTGCGCGTCACTGAACAGGGCGAGATGATCCGCTTCAAATATGGCCTACCGGAAATCACCATCAGCAGCCTGTCGCTCTATACCAGTGCGATTCTGGAAGCCAACCTGCTGCCGCCGCCGGAGCCAAAACCACAATGGCGCGATATCATGGCCGAGCTGTCCGACGTCTCCTGCGAGATGTACCGCGGCTACGTACGTGAAAATAAAGACTTTGTTCCTTACTTCCGCTCCGCAACACCGGAGCAGGAATTGGGCAAACTGCCGCTGGGATCGCGTCCGGCGAAACGTCGCCCGACCGGCGGCGTTGAGTCACTGCGTGCGATCCCGTGGATCTTCGCATGGACGCAAAACCGTCTGATGCTGCCCGCCTGGCTGGGTGCCGGTGCGGCGCTGCAAAAAGTCGTCGAAGGCGGCAAGCAGAGCGAGCTGGAAAGCATGTGTCGCGACTGGCCGTTCTTCTCTACTCGCCTCGGCATGCTGGAGATGGTCTATTCGAAAGCGGACCTGTGGTTGGCAGAATATTACGATCAGCGCCTGGTGAAACCTGAGCTGTGGAAGTTAGGTACAGAACTGCGCGAACTGCTGTCTGCTGATATCGATGTGGTGCTGGCAATTGCCAACGACTCCCACCTGATGGCCGATCTGCCGTGGATCGCTGAGTCAATCCAGTTGCGTAACATCTATACTGACCCGCTGAACGTACTCCAGGCCGAACTGCTGCATCGTTCACGTCTGGCGGAAGAGAAAGGTGAAAAACCGGATCCTCGCGTTGAGCAAGCGCTGATGGTAACCATTGCAGGCGTTGCGGCAGGTATGCGCAACACCGGCTAA
- the zinT gene encoding metal-binding protein ZinT: MTKKITALALGISMLLAGSQAFAHGHHSHGPALTEAEQKASEGIFADQDVKDRALSDWDGIWQSVNPYLLNGDLDPVLEQKAKKAGKSVAEYREYYKKGYATDVDQIGIEDNVMEFHVGKTVNACKYTYSGYKILTYASGKKGVRYLFECSQADSKAPKFVQFSDHTIAPRKSQHFHIFMGNESQEALLKEMDNWPTYYPYALHKEQIVDEMLHH, encoded by the coding sequence ATGACCAAAAAGATTACCGCCCTTGCGCTTGGTATCAGCATGTTACTGGCAGGCAGCCAGGCCTTTGCCCACGGCCACCATAGCCATGGGCCTGCATTAACTGAGGCGGAGCAAAAGGCGAGTGAAGGTATTTTTGCCGATCAGGATGTAAAAGACAGAGCGTTAAGCGATTGGGATGGTATCTGGCAGTCGGTTAACCCCTATCTGCTGAACGGCGATTTGGATCCTGTGCTCGAACAGAAGGCCAAAAAAGCGGGTAAAAGTGTGGCCGAATATCGGGAATATTATAAGAAGGGATATGCCACCGATGTGGACCAGATTGGTATCGAAGATAATGTGATGGAGTTTCACGTTGGGAAAACCGTCAATGCCTGCAAATACACGTATTCTGGCTATAAAATTCTGACTTACGCATCCGGTAAGAAAGGTGTGCGCTACCTGTTCGAATGCTCACAGGCGGATTCAAAAGCGCCGAAATTTGTTCAGTTCAGCGACCACACTATCGCGCCGCGTAAGTCTCAGCATTTCCATATCTTTATGGGCAATGAGTCGCAGGAAGCGTTGCTGAAAGAGATGGATAACTGGCCAACCTATTATCCTTATGCGCTGCATAAAGAGCAGATTGTTGACGAGATGCTGCACCATTAA
- a CDS encoding AraC family transcriptional regulator: protein MDIDINQAIDSFIKDPAVIGKVRFSTEGRPASEKAVSVDFPRLEIMLEGQVRDPAVKADPAQLTPHDVLYIPAGGWNDPQWLMPSTLLTILFGKQQLEFVLRSWDGSALNVLDKQQVPRRGPRVGSFLLQALNEMQMQPQEQHTARCIVISLLSHCADLLGSQVQTSSRSQALFEAIRKYIDARFADPLTRESVAQEFYLSPNYLSHLFQKCGPMGFNEYLNHIRLEQARMLLKGHDMKVKDIAHACGFADSNYFCRLFRKNTERSPSEYRRQYHSQLTEKTSPAKN, encoded by the coding sequence ATGGATATCGACATCAATCAGGCCATTGATTCTTTTATTAAAGACCCGGCAGTCATCGGGAAGGTCCGCTTTTCCACAGAAGGCAGACCGGCTTCAGAGAAAGCCGTGAGCGTCGATTTTCCGCGCCTCGAAATCATGCTTGAAGGGCAGGTCCGCGATCCAGCGGTTAAGGCCGACCCAGCCCAACTCACGCCACACGATGTGTTGTACATTCCTGCTGGTGGATGGAATGACCCACAATGGCTGATGCCCTCGACTCTGTTAACCATCTTATTTGGTAAGCAGCAGTTGGAATTCGTCCTGCGCAGCTGGGACGGCAGCGCGCTTAACGTGCTGGATAAACAGCAAGTTCCCCGCCGTGGCCCTCGAGTGGGATCTTTTCTGCTCCAGGCGCTCAATGAAATGCAGATGCAGCCGCAGGAGCAGCATACGGCCCGCTGTATTGTCATCAGCCTGCTCAGCCACTGCGCCGATCTGCTGGGGAGCCAGGTGCAAACCTCCTCACGCAGCCAGGCGCTTTTTGAAGCGATTCGTAAATATATCGATGCCCGCTTTGCCGACCCTTTAACCCGGGAGTCGGTGGCGCAGGAGTTTTATCTCTCACCAAACTATCTTTCACATTTGTTTCAGAAATGCGGGCCAATGGGTTTTAACGAATACCTGAACCACATTCGCCTGGAGCAGGCCAGAATGTTGTTAAAAGGCCACGATATGAAGGTCAAAGATATCGCCCACGCCTGCGGTTTCGCCGACAGCAACTACTTCTGCCGCCTGTTTCGCAAGAACACCGAACGCTCACCATCAGAGTATCGCCGCCAGTATCATAGCCAGCTCACGGAAAAAACATCACCTGCAAAAAACTAG